AGAAGGAATACCATAATTCGGGTCTCGACCCACTTTGAGGTTTTTATGGTTAAAAAAACCATACTCCTGCGCAAAGCCTTTGATATCTGCCATTTCACGATAACTCACCCAAAGAATAAAACTATTTTTCAGGCTGTCCATCACAGCCATCATTTCTTTGGCTTCATGTTGGCAATGACCACAATCCGGACTGAAATACACAATGATCGTAAAATCGGAAGCAGGCAGCTCTTGCTTGGTAAACCAAGTGCTATCGGTTTGCAGGATCGTGAATTCAGGTAATTTTTTTGTCTTTAGGAAAGGAGGCTGGTCTTCAGAAGAGTTTTGCGCATAAGACATCAAGCCTGTCAGTGACACTAAAAGTGTAAAGAAAATTTTTTTCATGGTTATTTTCATTGACCGTTTTTACCATTTGCTGCTTTTGCCTCCATCATCCGCATTTCTTTTGCATCTTGTAAGAATTCGGATGCAAAGATGAATTTATTGAGTAACTCATCTTTACTGAAAATGATGTCTTTGTTAGATCCTTCCCATTGTTTTCTTCCCTGATGTAAATAAACAATATGGTCACCAATCTCCATTACACTATTCATATCATGTGTTACAACAATGGTCGTGATATTGTATTCCTCTGTGATCTCTTTGATCAAACGATCGATCACCATAGATGTTTGTGGATCCAACCCTGAATTGGGTTCATCGCAGAACAGATATTTAGGGTTGAGTACAATCGCACGGGCGATACCAACTCTTTTTTTCATTCCTCCACTGATCTCGGAAGGATATCGCTTATGGGCATCTTTCAGGTTCACACGATCCAACACCTCGTTCACTCTTTTCTTTTTCTCTGCTACAGACCAATTGGTAAACATATCTAGCGGAAACAAAACATTCTGCTCAACGGTCATTGAATCGAATAAAGCAGTACCCTGAAACAGCATGCCAATTTGCTGACGCAATAATTTTCTTTCATCATTATTCATCAACAGCATATCTGTTCCATCATAAAGGATCTCGCCAATTTCAGGACGAAACAATCCAACCATACATTTGGTGAGTACGGTTTTACCACTGCCACTGGTACCGATGATCAGGTTACACTTTCCAGCTTCCATCACTGCACTGATATCTTCAAGGATAGTGCGCTCTCCAAAAATCTTCTTTATGTTTTTGATCTCGATCATGTGACTGCAAACTAATCTTTTGTTTTAGAATGGCTCTACTAGATTCCTTAATAAATCCTCAAAAACTTCTCTTTTGCGTATGAGATAGGATTTGCCTTCTTTTACCAAAACCTCTGCAGGACGATATCGCGAATTGAAATTACTCGCCATTTCAAATCCATAAGCGCCTGCATTATCAAACACCAGTAGATCTCCTTCTCTGATCTCATGCATCGGACGTTCCCACGCAAATGTGTCTGTTTCACAGATATTACCGGTGATGGTATAGTTTTTTATCTCACCCTTCTCATTACTGATGTTTCGGATCCGGTGGTAGGCTTCATAAAACATCGGTCTGATCAAATGATTGAATCCACTGTTCACACCCGCAAAAGTTGTGGCGGTGGTTTCTTTTAAAACATTCACCGATGTAAGCAGATATCCTGCTTCGCTTACCAAAAATTTACCGGGCTCGAACCATACCTGAAACGAGCGCTGATAGGTTTGTTCAATTTTCTCTTCAAATGCCAAGATCTCTTTTGCCAGTGCTTGTATATCAGTTCCCTCTTCTTGATCCTGATAAGGCACTTTGAATCCACCACCCAGATCGAGGAATTGTAATTCAGGGAAATGTGGTACCAGATCAAAAAACACATCGGTCACTTTCATGAATACCGCCACATCTTTGATCTCACTCCCCGTGTGTACATGTAATCCGGCAATATGAATTTGATATTGTTGCATGATGCGAACGATATCTGATAACTGTTCGATCGGTATCCCAAATTTGCTGGTATCATGACCTGTAGAGATCTTTAAGTTACCTCCTGCCATGATATTCGGACGAAGACGAATGCCTACCGGATAATTATGACCATATTTTTTTCCAAACTTTTCCAGGTTTGATAAGCTATCAATATTGATGTTGATACCCAGTGAAACAGCTTCTTCGATTTCATCAAATGCAATGCCATTACTGGTATACAAAATATCGGAAGATGGAAAGCCAGCATGTACTGCTAATTTCGCTTCGTTAATAGAGCTACAGTCTACCTTACAACCAATAGACTTGATATGTTTCAAAATACTAACATTGGTCAGTGCTTTACAGGCATAAAAGAAACTGACCTTCTCACTGTTAAAAGCCTGCTTTAGTTGTTGAAATTGTTCGGTGATACGATCTGCATTATACACATACAATGGCGTACCGTATTCAGCAGCAATATTTCTTAATTGCTCGTTGGATAAAAAAGATGACATACTGCGAAGATACTTGTCTGGCAGATATTCATGTCACCGCTGTTCCATCTTATTGTTGATTTTCGTCAGAAGGGTTTTCTTCATCGGTAGAACCTTCGCTATCTGAATCGGAAGGCTCATTGTTTTCGGTAGGCTCTTCTTCACCTTGGATGATGAGTTCTCCATCTTCATTAACGGTCAAAAGAGAGGTATCGCCATCAATGATCGCCTCTTCAGTAGGGGCATCTTCTGCAACAACATCAGCTACAGGCTGATCTGTAAAGTCTTCCGGACGGATGACCGTTCCTTCAACGATCTGTTCCGCCAATACTTCTTTGATCTTTGGTAGGTCTTCCGGAGAATTGATGCCAAAGTAGTCCATGAAGTTTTTAGAAGTAGCGTATACCAGTGGTTTTCCCGGCATTTGTTCATTACGGCCACTAATGAGGATCAATTCTTTTTCCAGAAGTTTCTGGATGCTGTAATCACTGTTTACACCACGGATAGACTCGATCTCACCTTTGGTGATAGGCTGTTTATAAGCAATGATGGCCAGTGTTTCCAGCGCCGCATTGGATAAGCGCTTGAGGAATTTATCGCCATTCAATTGTGCAATGGTCTTGTGATAATCTTTTTTGGTCAGGAATTGCCATCCACCACCACTTTCACGTACCTCAAAAGGATAAAACTCAGATTGATATTTTTCACAGATACCTTGTATCGCAGCTTCCACTTGGTCAAGCGTTACGCGCTCTTCCAGAAAACCAAATGTATTGTTGATGAGTTCAACGATATCCAAAGAAGTGAGCGGTTTCTCACTGGCAAAGATCAACACTTCAATGTGTGGTATGATTTGGCTTATCTCCATGATTAATTTGAAAATGGGCTGATTTGAAAATTTGAAAATAACGAATTGTCATAAATGGAGCATAAAAATGTGCAAAGCCACACTTTTACTTTACCACATTTTCAAATCAGCTTATCCCTGCAATGCAGCAGCACCACTTACGATCTCGGTCAATTCAGTAGTGATAGCAGCCTGACGGGCTCTGTTGTAACTAATTTTAAGGGTCTTCAGTAACTCGTTCGCATTTTCACTGGCTTTATCCATAGCTGTCATACGAGCACCGTGTTCACTGGCATTACAGTCTAATACCGCTTTGAATAACTGCGTATTCAGGATCTTTGGCATCAGTTCAGCAATCAGTTCTTCTTTCGCAGGTTCGAAGATGAAATCAGATTTTTTAGCAGACGTACCGTTGCTCACTTTAGGAATTGGCAGGAACTGCTCAGCAGTAAAGCGCTGAGTAGCTGCATTCTTGAATTCACTGTAAATGATCTCAACAGCGTCGAACTCCTTATTTTCAAAAGCTTTCATCGCTGCCTGAGCTGCAGACTGAACAGATTCGAAACTCAGGTTCAGGAAAATATCTTTATAGGTCGCATCTACTTTGTAGCCTGCTTTTTGTAAACTTTCGTATCCTTTTTTACCGATATTCCAGATGGTTACATTTCCTTTCTGGTGTTGAGCGGCATACTTCTCAGCGATGGTTTGTTTGGCCAGTTTAATGAGGTTCGCATTGTAACCACCACAAAGACCACGATCGCTGGTGATAACGATCAACAATACTTTTTCAACGGCTCTTTCTTCTGCCAGTTTGATGTGCATATCACCTTCAGTATTGCTCACGATATTGCTCAACATTTCCTGCAGCTTCTGTGCATAAGGACGCATTTGCGTAATGGCATCTTGTGCACGGCGTA
Above is a genomic segment from Sediminibacterium sp. KACHI17 containing:
- a CDS encoding redoxin domain-containing protein; the encoded protein is MKITMKKIFFTLLVSLTGLMSYAQNSSEDQPPFLKTKKLPEFTILQTDSTWFTKQELPASDFTIIVYFSPDCGHCQHEAKEMMAVMDSLKNSFILWVSYREMADIKGFAQEYGFFNHKNLKVGRDPNYGIPSFFQVKYTPYVAVYDKKGNYIKAYEGGVEMPELLGLLKEYKQ
- a CDS encoding ATP-binding cassette domain-containing protein, whose translation is MIEIKNIKKIFGERTILEDISAVMEAGKCNLIIGTSGSGKTVLTKCMVGLFRPEIGEILYDGTDMLLMNNDERKLLRQQIGMLFQGTALFDSMTVEQNVLFPLDMFTNWSVAEKKKRVNEVLDRVNLKDAHKRYPSEISGGMKKRVGIARAIVLNPKYLFCDEPNSGLDPQTSMVIDRLIKEITEEYNITTIVVTHDMNSVMEIGDHIVYLHQGRKQWEGSNKDIIFSKDELLNKFIFASEFLQDAKEMRMMEAKAANGKNGQ
- the lysA gene encoding diaminopimelate decarboxylase, which codes for MSSFLSNEQLRNIAAEYGTPLYVYNADRITEQFQQLKQAFNSEKVSFFYACKALTNVSILKHIKSIGCKVDCSSINEAKLAVHAGFPSSDILYTSNGIAFDEIEEAVSLGININIDSLSNLEKFGKKYGHNYPVGIRLRPNIMAGGNLKISTGHDTSKFGIPIEQLSDIVRIMQQYQIHIAGLHVHTGSEIKDVAVFMKVTDVFFDLVPHFPELQFLDLGGGFKVPYQDQEEGTDIQALAKEILAFEEKIEQTYQRSFQVWFEPGKFLVSEAGYLLTSVNVLKETTATTFAGVNSGFNHLIRPMFYEAYHRIRNISNEKGEIKNYTITGNICETDTFAWERPMHEIREGDLLVFDNAGAYGFEMASNFNSRYRPAEVLVKEGKSYLIRKREVFEDLLRNLVEPF
- the scpB gene encoding SMC-Scp complex subunit ScpB — encoded protein: MEISQIIPHIEVLIFASEKPLTSLDIVELINNTFGFLEERVTLDQVEAAIQGICEKYQSEFYPFEVRESGGGWQFLTKKDYHKTIAQLNGDKFLKRLSNAALETLAIIAYKQPITKGEIESIRGVNSDYSIQKLLEKELILISGRNEQMPGKPLVYATSKNFMDYFGINSPEDLPKIKEVLAEQIVEGTVIRPEDFTDQPVADVVAEDAPTEEAIIDGDTSLLTVNEDGELIIQGEEEPTENNEPSDSDSEGSTDEENPSDENQQ
- the atpG gene encoding ATP synthase F1 subunit gamma is translated as MAGQLKEVRNRIKSVQSTQQITKAMKMVSAAKLRRAQDAITQMRPYAQKLQEMLSNIVSNTEGDMHIKLAEERAVEKVLLIVITSDRGLCGGYNANLIKLAKQTIAEKYAAQHQKGNVTIWNIGKKGYESLQKAGYKVDATYKDIFLNLSFESVQSAAQAAMKAFENKEFDAVEIIYSEFKNAATQRFTAEQFLPIPKVSNGTSAKKSDFIFEPAKEELIAELMPKILNTQLFKAVLDCNASEHGARMTAMDKASENANELLKTLKISYNRARQAAITTELTEIVSGAAALQG